The Athene noctua chromosome 3, bAthNoc1.hap1.1, whole genome shotgun sequence genome includes a region encoding these proteins:
- the NFYB gene encoding nuclear transcription factor Y subunit beta, with protein sequence MDGDSSTTDASQLGIAGDYIGGSHYVIQPHDDTEDSMNDHEDTNGSKESFREQDIYLPIANVARIMKNAIPQTGKIAKDAKECVQECVSEFISFITSEASERCHQEKRKTINGEDILFAMSTLGFDSYVEPLKLYLQKFREAMKGEKGIGGTVTTGDGLSEELTEEAFTNQLPAGLITTDGQQQNVMVYTTSYQQISGVQQIQFS encoded by the exons ATGGATGGTGATAGCTCCACAACGGATGCTTCTCAGTTAGGAATTGCTGGAGATTACATTGGCGGCAGTCACTATGTGATACAGCCTCACGATG aCACAGAGGACAGCATGAATGATCATGAAGATACAAATGGCTCAAAAGAGAGTTTCAGAGAACAAGATATATATCTTCCAATTGCAAATGTGGCAAGGATAATGAAAAATGCCATACCCCAAACAGGAAAG ATTGCTAAGGATGCAAAGGAATGCGTGCAAGAGTGCGTAAGTGAATTCATCAGCTTTATAACATCAGAAGCAAGTGAGAGGTGTCaccaagagaaaagaaagacGATCAATGGAGAGGATATTCTCTTTGCCATGTCTACCTTGGGATTTGATAGCTATGTTGAACCTTTGAAGTTATACCTCCAAAAATTCAGAGAG gcaatgaaaggagaaaagggcATTGGGGGAACAGTTACAACTGGAGATGGTCTAAGTGAGGAACTCACAGAGGAAGCATTTA CTAACCAGTTGCCAGCAGGCTTAATAACTACAGATGGCCAACAGCAGAATGTTATGGTCTATACAACATCGTATCAACAG aTCTCTGGTGTTCAGCAAATTCAGTTCTCATGA